In the genome of Candidatus Komeilibacteria bacterium CG_4_10_14_0_2_um_filter_37_10, one region contains:
- the efp gene encoding elongation factor P, whose translation MLSMSEIKLGVMVDINNQPYQVVLTQHIKVGRGGANLRTKLKNLMTGQVLEKTFSGSDRVNEADLQRQKANFLYRDQDTYFFMNNESFEQFELTSEEIGFAANFLKDGLTVDTMIFNNRPVSIKLPNKVELRVTEAPPGIRGDTAGSASKMITLESGAQIKAPLFINEGDVIRVNTETGEYGERV comes from the coding sequence ATGTTGTCAATGAGCGAAATAAAACTGGGCGTGATGGTTGATATTAATAATCAGCCATACCAAGTGGTCCTAACGCAACACATCAAAGTGGGACGCGGTGGAGCTAACTTACGCACCAAACTAAAAAATCTAATGACCGGTCAGGTACTAGAAAAAACTTTCAGTGGTAGCGATCGCGTCAACGAAGCTGACTTGCAAAGACAAAAAGCTAACTTTCTCTATCGCGATCAAGATACTTATTTTTTTATGAACAATGAAAGTTTTGAACAGTTTGAATTGACCAGCGAGGAAATCGGTTTTGCGGCCAACTTCTTAAAAGACGGTTTGACTGTTGATACTATGATTTTTAATAATCGACCGGTATCAATCAAACTACCAAACAAAGTGGAGCTCAGAGTTACTGAAGCACCACCAGGCATTCGTGGTGATACGGCTGGCTCAGCATCTAAAATGATTACCCTAGAATCTGGCGCCCAGATCAAAGCGCCGCTATTTATTAACGAGGGCGATGTCATCCGAGTAAATACCGAAACTGGCGAATACGGCGAAAGAGTCTAA
- the rpsR gene encoding 30S ribosomal protein S18, which translates to MKTMNKANNAKPIKKYCYFCTNAIKEVDYKNIQIIQKFLSSYGKIAPRQRSGVCSPHQRQLAQAVKRARYLSLLPYTSK; encoded by the coding sequence ATGAAAACAATGAACAAAGCCAACAATGCTAAACCAATTAAAAAATACTGCTATTTTTGTACTAATGCTATCAAAGAGGTTGACTATAAAAATATTCAAATCATTCAAAAATTTTTATCTTCCTATGGCAAAATCGCCCCACGTCAACGTAGTGGCGTCTGCTCTCCTCATCAAAGACAATTAGCGCAAGCCGTGAAAAGAGCTCGCTATCTGTCTTTACTCCCCTATACCTCAAAATAG
- a CDS encoding single-stranded DNA-binding protein, with the protein MDLNKVMIIGRLTRDPEIRTTTSGEQNANLSIATNFSWSDKSGQRQERSEFHNVIAWRKLAEICQKYLHKGSRLYVEGRLQTRSWEDQSGVKKYRTEVVLENLIMLDSKGSGAGSATTEEEPAAPADNNLDEEINVEDIPF; encoded by the coding sequence ATGGACCTCAACAAAGTAATGATTATCGGCCGTCTCACTCGGGATCCAGAAATTAGAACAACAACGAGTGGTGAACAAAATGCCAATCTTTCTATTGCTACCAATTTTTCTTGGAGTGACAAAAGTGGCCAACGCCAAGAGCGCAGTGAATTTCACAATGTTATTGCCTGGCGTAAATTAGCGGAAATTTGTCAAAAGTATTTACATAAAGGCAGTCGTCTTTATGTGGAAGGACGCTTACAAACAAGAAGTTGGGAAGATCAAAGTGGTGTTAAAAAATACCGCACAGAAGTTGTCTTAGAAAATTTAATCATGCTCGACTCCAAAGGCAGTGGCGCTGGTAGCGCTACTACTGAGGAAGAACCAGCAGCGCCCGCCGATAACAACCTTGACGAAGAAATCAATGTTGAGGACATACCTTTTTAA
- the rpsF gene encoding 30S ribosomal protein S6: MLNSAYLLNNLIHAIEPSGLPTGNLWHNSPCGKIGRCKVRLNQMDKKHYELTYIISTAVPENEHEQTKKEIIDLLEKNSALITDRQSLGKKKLAYLINKVRHGYYEVVEFNVEPSFVSKIDEQLKLNNNVLRFLLTIKKELTNEEKEHQDRARASIDKEIEEESKPEKVTQKVSLEDLDEKLDRILESDDLIK; encoded by the coding sequence GTGCTAAACTCAGCCTACTTATTAAATAATCTTATCCATGCTATTGAACCATCTGGCTTGCCTACGGGCAATCTTTGGCACAATAGCCCTTGTGGGAAAATTGGTCGCTGCAAGGTGAGATTAAATCAAATGGACAAAAAACATTACGAACTAACCTATATTATTTCTACGGCAGTACCAGAAAATGAGCATGAGCAAACAAAAAAAGAGATTATTGATCTCTTGGAAAAAAACTCCGCTCTGATCACTGACCGCCAATCGTTAGGCAAAAAAAAGTTAGCTTACTTAATTAATAAAGTTCGCCACGGCTATTATGAAGTGGTGGAATTTAATGTCGAGCCTTCCTTCGTTAGTAAAATCGATGAACAATTAAAACTCAACAATAATGTGTTGCGCTTTTTGTTAACGATTAAAAAAGAGTTAACCAACGAGGAAAAAGAACACCAAGACCGAGCCCGAGCTTCCATTGATAAAGAAATTGAGGAAGAGAGCAAACCGGAGAAGGTAACACAAAAAGTAAGTTTAGAAGACCTCGATGAGAAATTAGATCGCATTTTGGAATCTGATGATCTTATCAAATAA
- a CDS encoding response regulator codes for MVKNAKKKILLIEDDAFLAKMYQTKLTKSGYQVIVALDGKSGYQKIVRQRPDLILLDLVLPVMSGQEILMKICQQPELQKIPVLVLTNVSQPEAIRDVWRYQVKEYMIKSQLNPSDIIKIINNYL; via the coding sequence ATGGTAAAAAATGCTAAGAAAAAAATTCTTTTGATTGAAGATGACGCTTTTTTGGCGAAGATGTATCAAACCAAATTAACCAAGAGCGGCTATCAGGTTATAGTAGCTTTAGATGGTAAGAGTGGCTATCAAAAGATTGTCCGCCAGCGACCAGATTTAATACTGTTGGATTTAGTCTTGCCGGTTATGTCTGGTCAAGAGATTCTGATGAAAATTTGTCAGCAACCCGAGCTGCAAAAAATTCCGGTTTTGGTTTTAACCAATGTCAGTCAGCCAGAAGCAATTCGGGATGTCTGGCGGTATCAGGTAAAAGAGTATATGATTAAATCACAGCTTAATCCCAGTGATATTATCAAAATTATCAATAATTATTTATAA